One window from the genome of Phycisphaerales bacterium encodes:
- a CDS encoding CDP-alcohol phosphatidyltransferase family protein gives MSTAVKRALPNLITLTRLVLAIAFFVLLAWYRYPDSPRWIINTSIALFLFGVLTDALDGYLARRWQAVSVFGRVMDPLCDKILILGALIMLTGPGFVWIDLSQPAQPRHVLITGIYPWMVVIILFREMLVTGLRSLAESRGIEFSAALSGKAKMILQSAVIPIVLLLVGNFDPREQQWAAVVRDVLVWSMLVVTIISGVPYVLRARLLLKA, from the coding sequence ATGTCCACCGCCGTCAAGCGAGCCCTGCCCAACCTCATCACACTGACGCGGCTTGTGCTCGCTATCGCCTTTTTCGTCCTGCTGGCGTGGTATCGCTACCCCGACTCGCCGCGCTGGATCATTAATACATCCATCGCCCTGTTCCTGTTCGGCGTGCTGACCGATGCGCTCGATGGCTACCTCGCCCGCCGCTGGCAGGCGGTTTCCGTCTTCGGCCGGGTGATGGACCCGCTATGCGACAAGATACTCATTCTCGGGGCCCTCATCATGCTCACCGGGCCCGGCTTTGTCTGGATCGACCTCAGCCAGCCGGCCCAGCCCCGTCACGTGCTCATCACCGGCATCTACCCCTGGATGGTCGTCATCATCCTCTTTCGCGAGATGCTGGTGACCGGCCTGCGCAGCCTGGCCGAGAGCCGGGGCATCGAGTTTTCCGCCGCGCTCTCAGGCAAGGCGAAGATGATCCTCCAGTCGGCCGTCATCCCCATCGTCCTGCTGCTGGTGGGCAACTTCGACCCGCGTGAGCAGCAATGGGCGGCCGTGGTGCGCGATGTGCTGGTCTGGAGCATGCTCGTGGTCACGATCATCAGCGGTGTGCCGTATGTGCTGCGGGCCCGGCTGCTGCTCAAGGCGTAA
- a CDS encoding phosphatidylglycerophosphatase A — protein MWRKWIITVGGLGLLRPAPGTWGSLPPCALAFIAVWLGAEALTINLMLLALAAASSAACVALGPWAERQFQGKDPGVVVLDETAGMSLALLLVPLARRMAEGAADSAAAGADSASIGFAFIVIAAAFLLFRILDIIKVQPANLIQQFPGGWGILLDDLVAGLYANLILQLFLRLGLPMLA, from the coding sequence GTGTGGCGCAAATGGATCATCACGGTCGGTGGACTGGGCCTGCTGAGGCCGGCGCCGGGCACGTGGGGTAGTCTGCCGCCCTGCGCTCTGGCATTCATCGCCGTCTGGCTCGGGGCTGAGGCGCTCACCATCAACCTGATGCTGCTCGCGCTCGCGGCTGCGTCGAGCGCGGCGTGCGTGGCGCTCGGGCCCTGGGCGGAGCGGCAGTTTCAGGGCAAGGATCCCGGCGTGGTCGTGCTCGACGAGACGGCAGGCATGAGCCTGGCGCTGCTGCTCGTGCCGCTGGCGCGCCGGATGGCAGAAGGGGCGGCCGACAGCGCGGCGGCGGGCGCGGACAGCGCCTCGATCGGCTTTGCCTTCATCGTGATCGCGGCGGCGTTTCTGCTCTTTCGCATCCTCGACATCATCAAGGTGCAGCCGGCGAACCTCATCCAGCAGTTCCCCGGCGGCTGGGGCATCCTCCTCGACGACCTCGTCGCCGGCCTGTACGCCAACCTGATCCTCCAACTCTTCCTGCGCCTCGGCCTGCCGATGCTGGCGTGA
- a CDS encoding SUMF1/EgtB/PvdO family nonheme iron enzyme: MVRAAGNQADTPDQYYRRWGRVGYNYSISSHEVTNAQYAAFLNSVAVESDPHELWLPSIQPRWPDEIRRFDNGRGGYRYEVVAGKQNNPVVRVTHRSFFRMMNWLHNGMQNDLSTTDYGAYDTSQWGFDQNGLYTDSMSHEPNARFWLVSEDEWYKAAYFDPNRYGAGEAGYWTYPTTHDDEPDTWFRMDADPRNSAIYDAVYSEPVGSIPLTYSPWGVYDMAGNAREILASWYTDGEPYGIAYVTRGSDFFGVRLYDDKAHRDWQGAYFGGTLNLNRVSFRIVSPIPSAGSGMILVILSLMLYPRKRR; encoded by the coding sequence GTGGTCCGAGCCGCGGGCAACCAGGCAGACACTCCGGACCAGTACTACCGCAGATGGGGTCGCGTTGGTTACAACTATTCGATTAGTTCCCACGAAGTGACGAACGCGCAGTACGCGGCCTTTCTCAACTCGGTGGCGGTTGAAAGCGACCCTCACGAACTCTGGCTGCCGTCGATCCAGCCAAGGTGGCCCGATGAGATTCGACGTTTCGACAACGGGCGCGGCGGATACCGCTATGAAGTTGTGGCCGGCAAGCAGAATAATCCCGTTGTCCGCGTGACGCACCGAAGTTTCTTCCGCATGATGAACTGGCTGCACAACGGGATGCAGAATGACCTATCCACGACCGACTACGGCGCATACGACACGAGCCAGTGGGGGTTTGACCAGAACGGACTGTACACCGATTCAATGAGCCACGAGCCGAATGCAAGGTTCTGGCTGGTCAGCGAGGATGAATGGTACAAGGCGGCGTACTTCGACCCGAACCGCTATGGCGCGGGCGAGGCGGGATACTGGACCTATCCCACGACCCATGATGACGAGCCGGACACGTGGTTTCGGATGGACGCCGATCCTCGCAACAGTGCCATCTACGACGCTGTCTATTCCGAGCCGGTGGGCTCGATCCCGCTCACATACAGCCCTTGGGGTGTCTACGACATGGCGGGAAACGCTAGAGAGATTCTTGCGTCATGGTACACGGACGGCGAACCGTATGGCATCGCCTACGTTACACGAGGCTCAGATTTCTTTGGGGTGAGGTTGTACGACGACAAAGCACATCGCGACTGGCAGGGCGCATACTTCGGCGGAACGCTGAATCTGAACAGGGTATCGTTTCGGATCGTATCCCCAATCCCGAGTGCAGGTAGCGGCATGATTCTTGTGATTCTCAGCCTCATGCTGTATCCCCGCAAAAGACGATGA
- a CDS encoding bifunctional nuclease family protein, translated as MAVRMELSRIFIRELKDLQFIELQEVDGERSFPIAIGLPEAQAIERRLKGLEPPRPQTHDLLASTIDALGGELEHIVIHDLSDNTFFAKLVVKQDGREIEIDSRPSDAIALGAATNVPIFVEEKVLEQAGSEEPT; from the coding sequence ATGGCCGTGCGGATGGAACTCAGCCGCATCTTCATTCGGGAACTCAAAGACCTGCAGTTCATCGAACTGCAGGAGGTGGACGGCGAGCGGAGTTTCCCCATCGCCATCGGCCTGCCCGAGGCCCAGGCCATCGAGCGCCGCCTCAAGGGCCTTGAGCCGCCGCGGCCCCAGACGCACGACCTGCTGGCCTCGACGATTGACGCCCTGGGCGGCGAACTGGAACACATCGTCATCCACGACCTGAGCGACAACACGTTTTTTGCCAAACTGGTCGTCAAGCAGGACGGCCGGGAGATCGAGATCGACAGCCGGCCCAGCGACGCCATCGCGCTGGGCGCCGCCACGAACGTGCCCATCTTCGTCGAAGAAAAGGTGCTCGAGCAGGCGGGCAGCGAGGAGCCGACGTGA
- the truD gene encoding tRNA pseudouridine(13) synthase TruD, whose translation MNETFVGIPRRFLTTDEPGIGGRLKARPEDFLVEELPLYQPCGSGEHIYLFIEKIERPTLSVIRDIARSLHVGVGAVGYAGMKDKVAVTRQLLSVHLPQGDAHRVAEEINVSGVRVLSAERHRNKLRVGHLRGNRFSIRIRDVNISDVTRAGRILTRLESGGVPNFIGEQRFGYHQLNHEIGRLYLLRDWKGVCDLLLGPTAGEDDQAAEARAAYARGDLDAAIKTWPSAGSHETRVLASLAAGRSHQQAVHDVNEAALRFFVTAFQSAIFNRILAQRLDAGRFDQLLPGDIVGRTDDSHNLFRIGPEELADESVLERFASLELSATGPLWGTEMRRAEGPVDEAELAALHATGVSLDHFDESAVDVRGTRRSLRLAVRACEVSAGSDEHGPYIRVDFELPRGGFATTVLDEVMKSPQRDHPWGS comes from the coding sequence GTGAATGAGACCTTCGTCGGGATTCCACGCCGTTTCCTGACGACGGACGAGCCCGGCATCGGCGGCCGGCTCAAGGCCCGCCCCGAGGATTTCCTCGTCGAGGAACTGCCCCTCTACCAGCCGTGCGGCAGCGGCGAGCACATCTACCTCTTCATCGAAAAGATCGAGCGGCCGACGCTGAGCGTCATTCGCGACATCGCGCGCAGCCTGCACGTGGGCGTCGGCGCCGTCGGCTATGCGGGGATGAAAGACAAAGTGGCCGTCACGCGGCAACTGCTCTCCGTCCACCTGCCTCAGGGCGATGCGCACCGAGTCGCCGAAGAAATCAACGTCAGCGGCGTGCGCGTCCTGTCGGCCGAGCGGCACCGCAACAAACTGCGCGTCGGCCACCTGCGCGGCAACCGCTTCTCCATCCGCATCCGCGACGTGAACATCAGCGACGTCACGCGCGCCGGGCGGATCCTCACGCGGCTCGAAAGCGGCGGTGTGCCCAACTTCATCGGCGAGCAGCGCTTCGGCTACCACCAGTTGAATCACGAGATCGGGCGGCTCTATCTACTGCGCGACTGGAAAGGCGTGTGCGACCTGCTGCTGGGCCCCACCGCGGGCGAGGATGATCAGGCGGCCGAGGCGCGCGCGGCCTACGCGCGAGGCGATCTCGATGCCGCCATCAAGACCTGGCCTTCGGCCGGATCGCACGAGACGCGCGTGCTCGCGTCGCTCGCCGCCGGCCGCTCGCACCAGCAGGCCGTGCACGACGTGAACGAAGCGGCGCTGCGCTTCTTCGTCACCGCGTTTCAATCGGCGATCTTCAACCGCATCCTGGCGCAGCGTCTCGACGCCGGGCGCTTCGATCAACTCCTGCCCGGCGACATCGTGGGCCGGACCGATGACAGCCACAACCTCTTTCGCATCGGCCCGGAAGAACTCGCCGACGAATCGGTCCTCGAACGGTTTGCCAGCCTCGAACTCTCCGCCACCGGCCCGCTGTGGGGAACCGAGATGCGCCGGGCCGAAGGGCCAGTCGATGAAGCCGAGCTGGCGGCGCTGCACGCCACGGGCGTGAGCCTCGATCACTTCGACGAATCCGCCGTGGACGTGCGCGGCACGCGGCGCTCACTGCGCCTGGCGGTGCGGGCGTGCGAAGTCTCGGCCGGCAGCGACGAGCACGGGCCGTACATCCGCGTGGACTTCGAGTTGCCGCGCGGCGGCTTTGCCACGACGGTGCTCGACGAGGTGATGAAGTCGCCGCAGCGCGACCACCCGTGGGGCTCGTGA
- the gcvT gene encoding glycine cleavage system aminomethyltransferase GcvT has protein sequence MLRTPFYQFHVDRGAKLVEFAGWEMPIMYTSIIEEHQQVRTAAGMFDVSHMGRVHFKGPEARIFLERLCTRRVYDMAEGQCRYSLVCNEHGGVKDDVLIYRYGEQDFMLVVNASNRAKLMQHFNAVRGDLKLDIDDRTEKTAMLALQGPRVIPLVADFSSEIPALKNYRFCVKSLLVFKVTISRTGYTGEDGIEIILPANMASKAIGMMLDKSGSAKDIVKPIGLGARDTLRLEAGMPLYGHEMDEETDPVSAGLNFGINLDKDELEGGENFIGQKALKEIARVGPKNKLVGLLLDGKRTARQGMAIKHGDRNVGRVTSGCMSPTLGRPIAMGYVPAELSEPDTVVQVDLGRATVDATVTKIPFYKRPKKS, from the coding sequence GTGCTCCGCACTCCTTTCTATCAGTTCCACGTCGATCGCGGCGCCAAGCTCGTTGAGTTCGCCGGCTGGGAAATGCCCATCATGTACACCTCGATCATCGAGGAGCACCAGCAGGTCCGCACCGCGGCGGGCATGTTCGACGTCTCGCACATGGGCCGCGTCCACTTCAAGGGGCCCGAAGCGCGCATCTTCCTCGAGCGGCTCTGCACGCGCCGCGTCTACGACATGGCCGAGGGCCAGTGCCGCTATAGCCTCGTGTGCAACGAGCACGGCGGCGTCAAGGACGATGTGCTCATCTACCGCTACGGCGAGCAGGATTTCATGCTCGTCGTCAACGCCTCCAACCGCGCCAAACTCATGCAGCATTTCAACGCCGTGCGCGGCGATCTCAAACTCGACATCGACGACCGCACCGAGAAGACCGCCATGCTCGCGCTGCAGGGGCCGCGCGTCATCCCGCTCGTAGCCGACTTCAGCAGCGAGATCCCCGCACTTAAGAACTACCGCTTCTGCGTCAAGAGCCTGCTCGTGTTCAAGGTGACCATCAGCCGCACGGGTTACACCGGCGAAGACGGCATCGAGATCATCCTCCCGGCCAACATGGCGAGCAAAGCCATCGGCATGATGCTCGACAAATCCGGCTCGGCCAAAGACATCGTCAAGCCCATCGGCCTGGGCGCGCGCGACACGCTTCGCCTCGAGGCGGGCATGCCGCTGTACGGCCACGAGATGGATGAAGAGACGGACCCCGTCTCCGCCGGCCTCAACTTCGGCATCAACCTCGACAAGGACGAACTCGAAGGCGGTGAAAACTTCATCGGCCAGAAGGCCCTCAAGGAAATCGCCCGCGTCGGCCCGAAGAACAAGCTCGTCGGCCTCCTGCTCGACGGCAAGCGCACCGCACGCCAGGGCATGGCGATCAAGCACGGCGACCGGAACGTCGGCCGAGTCACCAGCGGCTGCATGAGCCCGACGCTCGGCCGCCCGATCGCGATGGGTTACGTCCCGGCTGAACTGAGCGAACCCGATACCGTGGTGCAGGTCGATCTCGGCCGCGCGACCGTGGATGCGACGGTGACGAAGATCCCGTTCTATAAGCGGCCGAAGAAGAGTTAG
- the smpB gene encoding SsrA-binding protein SmpB — protein sequence MAKGKSKPSSTPEINNRKARHEYHILETLECGIVLVGSEVKAVRAGQVSLNEGFARVDERTGEFFLYGVHISDYAPARGSVNRHAPAQVRKLLAHKREIRKLAAETRVKGTTMVPLKMYFKDGYAKVLIGLATGKGQSDKREDVKKRDAQRDMQRAMTRKRI from the coding sequence ATGGCCAAGGGCAAGAGCAAGCCATCTTCGACGCCTGAGATCAACAATCGCAAGGCGCGGCACGAGTACCACATCCTCGAGACGCTCGAGTGCGGCATCGTGCTCGTGGGCAGCGAGGTCAAGGCGGTGCGCGCCGGGCAGGTCTCGCTCAATGAAGGCTTCGCCCGCGTCGATGAACGCACCGGCGAGTTTTTCCTTTACGGCGTGCACATTTCCGACTACGCCCCGGCGCGCGGCAGCGTGAATCGCCACGCCCCGGCCCAGGTGCGCAAACTGCTCGCCCACAAGCGCGAAATCCGCAAACTCGCTGCCGAGACCCGCGTCAAGGGCACGACGATGGTTCCGCTCAAGATGTACTTCAAGGACGGGTACGCGAAAGTCCTCATCGGCCTCGCCACCGGCAAGGGACAGTCCGACAAACGCGAAGATGTCAAGAAGCGCGATGCCCAGCGCGACATGCAGCGCGCCATGACGCGCAAGCGCATCTGA
- the purH gene encoding bifunctional phosphoribosylaminoimidazolecarboxamide formyltransferase/IMP cyclohydrolase, protein MTDQVPIRRALISVSDKTDLIPFARVLARRGVQIVSTGGTARALAEAGIAVTAVSDMTGFPEIMDGRVKTLHPAVHGALLARRDQPQHVQAMTEHGIEPIDLVCINLYPFARTIRREDVTFEEAIENIDIGGPAMIRSAAKNHQFVTVVTSPDQYDRVANELDSHDGATTRQLRADLAAAAFSRTAEYDAMIAAWMNRRQVGTFPDQLRISFTKVSDLRYGENPHQQAALYRDPASRGPSIVNADLLHGKALSYNNVGDSAAALLLVREFSQSAAAVIKHANPCGAAVAESPADAFTAAYEGDPLAAFGGIVAFNRTVDEATARHVVDGQKFFEVVIAPAFEPAAREMLAQRWANVRLLAVGDHTPTTDRKIEIRSIPGGLLVQDQDRRKAQPETWQHAAGPAPDEALLADAAVVWTIAKHLKSNAIAIGGRGRLYGAGAGQMDRVASCRLAVGKAGERARGAIAASDAFFPFPDGPQVLIDAGVKCIVHPGGSKRDQETIDLCQKRGVTCLLTGVRHFRH, encoded by the coding sequence ATGACCGACCAAGTGCCTATCCGTCGGGCGCTCATCTCCGTGAGCGACAAGACCGACCTGATTCCCTTTGCGCGCGTGCTGGCGCGGCGCGGCGTGCAGATTGTCTCCACGGGCGGCACGGCCCGCGCGCTCGCCGAAGCCGGCATCGCCGTGACCGCCGTCTCTGATATGACCGGCTTTCCCGAGATCATGGATGGCCGCGTCAAGACGCTCCACCCGGCCGTACACGGCGCGCTGCTGGCCCGGCGCGACCAGCCGCAGCACGTGCAGGCGATGACCGAGCACGGCATCGAGCCGATCGATCTCGTGTGCATCAATCTTTATCCCTTTGCCAGGACGATTCGGCGCGAAGATGTGACGTTCGAGGAAGCGATCGAGAACATCGACATCGGCGGGCCGGCCATGATCCGCTCGGCGGCCAAGAACCACCAGTTCGTCACCGTCGTGACCTCTCCCGACCAATATGACCGCGTGGCCAATGAGCTCGACAGCCACGACGGCGCGACGACGCGCCAACTGCGCGCCGATCTGGCGGCGGCGGCGTTCAGCCGCACGGCCGAGTATGACGCGATGATCGCGGCGTGGATGAACCGCCGCCAGGTCGGAACGTTCCCCGACCAGCTCCGCATCAGTTTCACCAAGGTCAGCGATCTCCGCTACGGCGAGAACCCTCACCAGCAGGCGGCGCTCTATCGCGACCCGGCGTCGCGCGGGCCGAGCATCGTCAATGCCGATCTGCTGCACGGCAAGGCGCTGAGTTACAACAACGTCGGCGACAGCGCCGCGGCCCTGCTGCTCGTGCGCGAATTCAGCCAGAGCGCCGCGGCGGTGATCAAACACGCCAACCCGTGCGGCGCCGCCGTCGCCGAGTCGCCCGCCGATGCGTTCACGGCTGCGTACGAAGGCGATCCGCTGGCGGCCTTCGGCGGGATCGTCGCGTTCAACCGCACCGTCGATGAAGCGACGGCGCGGCACGTGGTCGATGGTCAGAAGTTCTTCGAGGTCGTCATCGCGCCGGCGTTCGAGCCGGCCGCGCGCGAGATGCTGGCGCAGCGCTGGGCCAACGTGCGCCTGCTGGCGGTGGGAGATCACACGCCGACGACCGATCGCAAGATCGAGATCCGCTCGATCCCCGGCGGTCTGCTGGTGCAGGACCAGGACCGCCGAAAGGCGCAGCCCGAGACGTGGCAGCACGCCGCGGGCCCCGCGCCCGACGAGGCTCTGCTGGCCGACGCAGCCGTGGTGTGGACCATCGCCAAGCACCTCAAGAGCAACGCGATCGCCATCGGCGGTCGCGGCCGTCTGTACGGCGCGGGTGCGGGGCAGATGGATCGCGTTGCCTCGTGCCGGCTGGCGGTGGGCAAGGCCGGCGAGCGGGCCCGCGGCGCGATTGCCGCGTCCGACGCGTTCTTCCCGTTCCCCGACGGGCCGCAGGTGCTCATTGACGCAGGCGTGAAGTGCATCGTCCATCCCGGCGGCTCAAAACGCGACCAGGAAACGATCGATCTGTGCCAGAAGCGCGGCGTGACGTGCCTGCTTACGGGCGTGCGGCATTTCAGGCATTGA
- a CDS encoding PQQ-binding-like beta-propeller repeat protein — translation MNRRSPGCIDWIRRLSAVLPLAMLMLAAVGCDSGGKGPIETTYLVTLEQSDQIDYNIAWESAIALSGQGRALEIYPFGDYVLASETGRNILTALTARDGRSAWEYQVGSSLEHLRGVNRMGDEILASTQSDLYYLDVATGRLQRQQRYSPKDAALTSGVIFGPYLIYGTSDGRIVYHHLAVGLMQMAYRLESAQSVTHPPIVLGNEFAVITQSGGIHLMDGVNNSRIWSAAVRDPVSATPAIGEYAIYVAGLDQSLWAFRIADGKMVWRFRCQQPLTDDPKLIDGIVYQAEPGKGLHAIDSRTGVEKWLATPVRGGTVVARKNGQLIVWDKDDTRGAQGSTFYRVLERDGSVLGQAHCPDISIVRSDRIENGTIYGMSRTGRIIKLIP, via the coding sequence ATGAATCGACGGAGCCCCGGGTGTATTGACTGGATTCGCCGGTTGTCGGCCGTGCTGCCGCTGGCGATGCTCATGCTCGCGGCTGTCGGGTGCGATTCCGGCGGCAAGGGCCCGATCGAGACGACGTATCTCGTCACCCTCGAGCAGAGCGACCAGATCGACTACAACATTGCCTGGGAGTCGGCGATCGCCCTCAGCGGGCAGGGGCGGGCGTTGGAGATCTATCCCTTTGGTGATTACGTCCTCGCCTCCGAAACCGGACGCAACATCCTTACCGCGCTGACGGCGCGCGACGGGCGCTCGGCGTGGGAGTACCAGGTCGGCTCGAGCTTGGAGCACCTGCGCGGGGTGAACCGGATGGGCGATGAGATCCTCGCCTCGACGCAGTCCGATCTGTACTACCTCGATGTCGCCACCGGCCGGCTCCAGCGGCAGCAGCGCTATTCGCCCAAGGACGCCGCGCTGACTTCCGGCGTGATCTTCGGACCGTATCTCATCTACGGCACCTCGGACGGCCGCATCGTGTATCACCACCTGGCCGTCGGCCTGATGCAGATGGCCTACCGGCTCGAGTCGGCGCAGTCTGTCACCCATCCGCCGATCGTGCTGGGCAATGAATTCGCCGTCATCACGCAGTCGGGCGGCATCCACCTCATGGACGGCGTGAACAACTCGCGCATCTGGTCGGCCGCGGTGCGCGACCCCGTGAGCGCCACGCCCGCCATCGGCGAATATGCGATCTACGTCGCCGGCCTCGACCAATCGCTCTGGGCGTTTCGCATCGCGGATGGCAAGATGGTGTGGCGCTTCCGCTGCCAGCAGCCGCTCACCGACGACCCCAAGCTTATTGACGGCATCGTGTACCAGGCGGAGCCGGGCAAGGGGCTCCACGCGATCGATTCGAGGACCGGCGTGGAGAAATGGCTCGCCACGCCCGTGCGCGGCGGTACCGTCGTAGCGCGCAAGAACGGCCAGCTGATCGTCTGGGACAAGGACGATACCCGCGGCGCCCAGGGCTCGACGTTCTACCGTGTGCTCGAGCGCGACGGTTCGGTGCTGGGCCAGGCGCACTGCCCCGACATCTCCATCGTCCGCTCAGATCGCATCGAAAACGGCACGATCTACGGCATGAGCCGCACGGGACGGATCATCAAACTGATTCCCTGA
- a CDS encoding riboflavin synthase translates to MFTGIIQHRGRVLESRSTPAGRSLLIDARGWGRSVQPGESIAVNGCCLTVVEPEPLRFDVITQTLNVTTLGDLCAGAAVNLEPAVTPATLLSGHLVQGHVDGVGVIRSIQTSPEDVRVRIEAPPELMDFIVPKGSITVDGISLTLAEVLSDGFVVALIPTTLELTTLGEAKPDQRVNLETDLVVKTIVHQMRRIGTVPS, encoded by the coding sequence ATGTTCACAGGCATCATACAGCACAGAGGGCGCGTGCTCGAATCCCGGTCCACCCCGGCCGGCCGCTCGCTGCTCATTGATGCGCGGGGCTGGGGCCGGTCGGTCCAGCCTGGCGAAAGCATTGCCGTCAACGGCTGCTGCCTGACCGTGGTCGAGCCCGAGCCGCTGCGATTCGACGTCATCACCCAGACGCTCAATGTCACGACCCTTGGCGATTTGTGCGCCGGGGCCGCGGTCAACCTCGAACCGGCCGTGACGCCCGCCACCCTGCTCAGCGGCCACCTCGTGCAGGGACACGTGGATGGTGTGGGCGTCATCCGCAGTATTCAGACATCGCCCGAAGACGTGCGCGTGCGCATCGAGGCGCCGCCGGAGCTGATGGATTTCATCGTTCCCAAGGGATCGATCACGGTGGACGGCATTTCCCTCACCCTCGCCGAGGTGCTCTCCGATGGGTTTGTCGTCGCCCTCATCCCCACTACACTCGAACTGACAACGCTCGGCGAGGCGAAACCGGATCAGCGGGTCAACCTTGAGACCGACCTGGTGGTCAAGACCATCGTGCACCAGATGCGGCGGATTGGCACAGTTCCTTCTTGA
- a CDS encoding GNAT family N-acetyltransferase: protein MNDLRVDLIDPKDTALISHLHNSMFRPERAPESFERRFRGRYKVLCLVASVKNDAVGFYIGFELKPSVHFGWMVGVASDFRRMGIAGRLMHKAQHWAKKEGYTSLRFECNNTHRPMLHFGISENYSIVGIRWDPDTAQNIIIFERLLDNLTDD from the coding sequence ATGAACGACCTGCGCGTCGATCTCATTGATCCGAAAGACACTGCGCTGATCTCTCACCTGCACAACAGCATGTTCAGGCCCGAGCGCGCGCCCGAATCCTTCGAACGGCGCTTCCGCGGCCGCTACAAGGTCCTCTGCCTGGTCGCGTCGGTCAAGAACGACGCCGTCGGCTTTTACATCGGCTTCGAACTCAAGCCGTCCGTTCACTTCGGCTGGATGGTTGGCGTGGCCTCCGACTTCCGCCGCATGGGAATCGCCGGCCGGCTCATGCACAAAGCCCAGCACTGGGCCAAGAAAGAGGGCTACACCTCGCTGCGCTTTGAGTGCAACAACACCCACCGCCCGATGCTGCACTTTGGCATCTCCGAGAACTACTCCATCGTGGGCATCCGCTGGGATCCGGACACGGCTCAGAACATCATCATCTTCGAGCGCCTGCTCGACAACCTGACGGACGACTAG
- the nth gene encoding endonuclease III produces the protein MSPAAKSSGRKRRKSDAPPRKTGAQKKRAGAILASLEARYPDAHCELDYRNPLQLLIATILSAQATDVGVNKATPKLFAKFKTAQDFARATPQEIEPYIASIGLFRSKAKAVHSACTTIVEQFGGQVPRTMDELLTLRGVARKTANVVLGNAFDINEGVVVDTHVARVAHRFGLTRQTEPRKIERDLMVLFPREKWCLLSHLLIFHGRRVCKARGAMCSEDSICRQFCSNGRKRG, from the coding sequence ATGAGCCCGGCCGCCAAATCGTCGGGCCGGAAGCGGCGCAAGAGCGATGCGCCGCCGCGCAAGACCGGAGCGCAGAAGAAGCGGGCCGGCGCGATCCTCGCCTCGCTCGAAGCGCGCTACCCCGATGCGCACTGCGAACTCGACTACCGCAATCCGCTGCAGCTGCTCATCGCCACGATCCTCAGCGCCCAGGCGACGGACGTGGGCGTGAACAAGGCCACGCCGAAACTGTTTGCAAAGTTCAAGACGGCCCAGGACTTCGCCCGCGCTACGCCGCAGGAGATCGAGCCGTACATCGCGTCGATCGGCCTGTTTCGCAGCAAGGCCAAGGCGGTGCACAGCGCCTGCACCACGATCGTCGAGCAGTTCGGCGGCCAGGTGCCGCGCACGATGGATGAACTGCTCACGCTGCGCGGCGTGGCGCGCAAGACGGCCAACGTCGTGCTCGGCAACGCGTTTGACATCAACGAAGGCGTGGTCGTGGACACGCACGTGGCGCGTGTAGCGCACCGCTTCGGGCTGACCAGGCAGACCGAGCCGCGCAAGATCGAGCGCGATCTCATGGTGCTGTTTCCGCGCGAAAAGTGGTGCCTGCTTTCGCACCTGCTCATCTTCCACGGCCGCCGCGTGTGCAAGGCGCGCGGCGCAATGTGCAGCGAGGATTCGATCTGCCGGCAGTTCTGCTCGAACGGCCGGAAGCGGGGCTGA
- a CDS encoding molybdenum cofactor biosynthesis protein MoaE encodes MSEVAVDILFTPGPVQYVPPPMISPGGGECAFLGRSRAEVHEKHGSLQLLRYTAYESMAGRILEALARDAVSQHGALFVRIHHSVGDVPIGEASVLVQVVTGHRAEAFAACRMLIDRLKAEAPIWKSEVWADGTTWSRGQNVPPEVYAEEEYAWEEGP; translated from the coding sequence ATGAGCGAAGTTGCGGTTGACATCCTCTTCACGCCCGGTCCGGTGCAGTACGTGCCGCCGCCGATGATTTCCCCCGGCGGAGGCGAATGCGCCTTTCTCGGCCGGAGCCGCGCGGAGGTGCACGAGAAGCATGGGTCGCTACAACTGCTGCGCTACACCGCGTACGAGAGCATGGCCGGGCGCATCCTCGAGGCGCTGGCGCGGGATGCGGTCAGTCAGCACGGCGCGCTGTTCGTGCGGATCCATCACAGCGTAGGTGATGTGCCCATCGGCGAGGCGAGCGTGCTCGTGCAGGTCGTGACGGGGCACCGGGCCGAGGCATTCGCCGCCTGCCGCATGCTCATCGACCGGCTCAAGGCCGAGGCTCCGATCTGGAAGAGCGAGGTGTGGGCCGACGGCACCACGTGGTCGCGCGGGCAGAACGTGCCGCCCGAGGTCTACGCGGAGGAGGAGTACGCGTGGGAGGAGGGGCCATGA